One genomic region from Clostridium saccharobutylicum DSM 13864 encodes:
- a CDS encoding ParM/StbA family protein, whose protein sequence is MRISADIGYNTTNFIAQSMEGSFSSTVKEKIHELETAKYTVEYNNKVYLIGNDDGFTSTEQSRDKDGIFHICLYTAIAATMNSTIDNNIRIITGLPAQFFAEQKSSLIKALENRRVFMKLNGENRCFTITKVIVFPQSAGLFLYDKSLVERDTLVVDIGGGTLDIAYMSNGQFKEGRTYPLGVNATYDVLLQELSKYGVNYSNRMKAEQIIADKTIFVEGKDVNVAEDIDNVLSIRAGEIINAVKQAFPEQSKYSRFVFIGGGALLLRDYLSDYKVLDDAQMVNVKTYDIIGKSKNV, encoded by the coding sequence ATGAGAATTAGTGCAGATATAGGTTACAATACAACAAACTTTATCGCACAAAGCATGGAGGGATCTTTTTCGTCTACAGTAAAAGAAAAGATTCATGAGTTAGAAACGGCTAAATATACAGTAGAGTATAATAATAAAGTATATTTGATTGGTAATGATGATGGTTTTACTAGTACTGAACAATCTAGAGATAAAGATGGAATTTTTCATATTTGTTTATATACAGCTATAGCCGCTACTATGAATTCTACAATAGACAATAATATTAGAATTATAACTGGACTTCCTGCTCAGTTTTTCGCTGAGCAAAAAAGCTCATTAATAAAAGCTCTTGAAAATAGAAGAGTATTTATGAAGCTTAATGGAGAAAATAGATGTTTTACTATTACTAAAGTTATTGTATTTCCTCAATCAGCAGGATTGTTTTTATATGATAAATCTTTGGTGGAAAGAGATACATTAGTAGTAGATATAGGCGGAGGTACATTAGACATAGCATATATGAGTAATGGCCAATTTAAAGAGGGTAGGACCTATCCGTTAGGTGTAAATGCTACTTATGATGTTCTGCTTCAAGAATTGTCCAAGTATGGTGTAAATTATTCCAATCGAATGAAGGCTGAACAGATAATTGCAGATAAAACTATATTTGTAGAAGGTAAGGATGTGAATGTAGCAGAAGACATAGATAATGTTTTAAGCATTCGAGCAGGAGAGATAATAAATGCTGTAAAGCAGGCGTTCCCAGAACAATCAAAATATTCAAGATTTGTTTTTATAGGTGGAGGAGCTTTATTACTTAGGGATTATTTAAGTGATTATAAAGTGTTGGATGATGCCCAAATGGTTAATGTTAAAACATACGACATAATAGGCAAGAGTAAGAATGTGTAA
- a CDS encoding DUF1778 domain-containing protein: MKDATIMLRVTTEQKMAIKRMARKQGMTITEFMLFNLMKTINKSELSEEIDLGLDKLKE; this comes from the coding sequence ATGAAAGATGCAACGATCATGCTTAGAGTTACGACAGAGCAGAAGATGGCCATAAAAAGAATGGCACGGAAACAAGGGATGACAATTACCGAATTCATGCTTTTTAACTTAATGAAAACAATTAATAAATCTGAATTAAGTGAAGAAATTGATTTAGGTTTAGATAAGTTAAAAGAATAG
- a CDS encoding S66 peptidase family protein encodes MATKPQILRPGDTVGIVTLGSPLYENVINARIQTLQNFGLKVVLGKYVYSYNGYLAATEQQRASDLMDMFKNPDVKAIIPSRGGVGVAGIIPYLDFSVIAQNPKIVTGYSDITILLNALYTLADLITFHSLLLIDFEATTPEYNFNQFFTATATLTSPRQLENPPEIPLISRVPGNVTGPIVGGNLTSFVDNLGTPFEVDTKGKIILIEDVHEPVNTIYRYINHLILAGKFKDCAGIIMGECSQCVTAYDKSYDDLIDEVMVPLNKPLMTNLASGHGKYKMAIPIGAQANLNTYNNTLTVLEPTVHI; translated from the coding sequence ATGGCAACAAAACCACAAATTTTACGTCCAGGGGATACAGTGGGAATAGTTACTTTAGGAAGTCCATTATATGAGAATGTTATTAATGCTCGTATACAAACTCTTCAGAATTTTGGTCTTAAAGTAGTTTTAGGGAAATACGTATATTCTTATAATGGATATCTTGCAGCCACAGAACAACAAAGAGCTTCAGATTTAATGGATATGTTTAAAAATCCTGATGTAAAGGCGATTATTCCTTCAAGAGGTGGAGTTGGTGTTGCAGGCATTATACCGTATCTTGATTTTTCTGTTATCGCACAAAATCCTAAAATTGTTACAGGATATAGTGATATAACAATTTTACTAAATGCTTTGTATACATTAGCTGATTTAATTACTTTTCATAGTCTTCTTTTAATAGATTTTGAGGCAACCACACCTGAATACAACTTTAACCAATTCTTTACTGCAACAGCTACACTCACCTCACCAAGGCAACTCGAAAACCCTCCTGAAATCCCTCTAATAAGTAGAGTTCCTGGAAATGTAACAGGTCCTATAGTAGGCGGTAACCTTACATCCTTTGTAGATAACCTTGGTACTCCATTTGAAGTCGATACAAAAGGAAAGATAATCTTAATCGAGGATGTTCATGAACCTGTTAATACAATCTACAGATATATTAACCACCTAATATTAGCTGGTAAATTTAAAGATTGTGCAGGTATTATTATGGGAGAATGCTCACAGTGTGTAACTGCATATGATAAGTCATATGACGACTTAATTGATGAAGTTATGGTACCACTAAATAAACCTCTAATGACAAATTTAGCATCAGGGCATGGCAAATACAAAATGGCTATACCTATAGGTGCTCAAGCTAACCTCAACACTTATAACAATACATTAACAGTGCTTGAACCAACAGTTCATATATAA
- a CDS encoding LytR/AlgR family response regulator transcription factor, producing MINVFVCEDNKEQREKFTKAIEDIIMIENFDMEMTLSTENPKGVIDYLKNNDVSGLYFLDVDLKSDINGIKLAEIIREYDPRGFIVFVTTHAEMSYLTFIYKVEAMDYIIKDNYNNVRERIHQCIVNANKKYSSKATDLQKNFTLKADDKIINIEYNKILFFETSTTIHKVVLHAIDRQVEFYAKMKQVEDKLDERFYRCHRSFLVNKHLIKEIDMHNRIIKMINGEECLVSTRLVKNLIKN from the coding sequence ATGATTAATGTATTTGTTTGTGAAGATAATAAAGAACAAAGAGAAAAATTTACAAAAGCAATTGAAGATATTATTATGATAGAAAATTTTGATATGGAAATGACTTTGTCTACAGAGAATCCTAAGGGTGTTATAGATTATTTAAAAAATAATGATGTATCTGGCTTGTATTTTTTAGATGTAGATTTAAAGTCTGATATTAATGGTATAAAATTAGCAGAAATAATTAGAGAATATGATCCAAGAGGCTTTATTGTATTTGTAACTACTCATGCTGAAATGAGTTATCTTACCTTTATATATAAGGTGGAAGCCATGGATTATATTATAAAAGATAACTATAATAATGTAAGAGAAAGAATACATCAATGCATTGTAAATGCAAATAAAAAATATTCGTCTAAAGCTACAGATTTACAGAAAAATTTTACTCTAAAAGCAGACGATAAAATTATAAACATTGAATACAATAAAATCTTATTTTTTGAAACTTCAACTACTATACATAAAGTTGTTTTGCATGCCATTGATAGACAAGTAGAATTTTATGCAAAAATGAAGCAAGTTGAAGATAAATTAGATGAGAGATTTTATAGATGTCACAGATCTTTTTTGGTTAATAAACATCTTATAAAAGAAATAGACATGCATAATAGAATTATAAAAATGATAAATGGTGAAGAATGCTTAGTATCTACAAGGTTAGTAAAAAACTTAATAAAAAACTAG
- a CDS encoding sensor histidine kinase: protein MENFIGALVTIVFIYISIVNLADFKITKKELLIMIGITQVATIPIYVYWRFLSFIPINIIAIIFLYRKNKKPVIGAIVSLLSTLVAVISDYIVSFIRMFIIGMNFNIDFQNHIMYIIFFLADCIMIFIISKLIGILINKKIQLSRVEFKRKFGILIIVSLLLTLIIFYTNIILGSNNGFTTEIIELNGTLFFIYFILLLVIMYILIRNITKELELKNKQNEFESLQEYTINLEKLYTEMRVFRHDYINILSSMLGYIENRDIDGLESYFKNKIIPLGKGIESNNFKIGLLKNVKILELKGILSSKLIRAQELGIDVFIDVMESIEMIDMEIIDLCRVIGILIDNAVDAALTCTNPSLKVALVNKNKSIVIAIINSCPEDTPPIYKLFQSGFSTKGKNRGLGLSNLKELINNYTNISLDTLIENGEFIQNLEIAHVYKERNVL from the coding sequence ATGGAAAATTTTATTGGTGCTTTAGTTACAATTGTATTTATATACATATCAATAGTAAATTTAGCAGATTTCAAAATTACTAAAAAAGAACTTTTAATAATGATTGGAATAACTCAAGTGGCAACAATCCCTATTTATGTGTATTGGCGTTTTTTATCGTTTATACCAATTAATATTATAGCTATAATTTTTTTATATAGAAAAAATAAGAAGCCAGTTATTGGTGCAATAGTATCTTTACTTTCTACGTTAGTAGCTGTAATTTCAGATTATATAGTAAGCTTTATTAGAATGTTTATTATTGGTATGAATTTCAATATAGATTTTCAAAATCATATCATGTATATAATATTTTTTCTAGCAGATTGTATAATGATATTTATTATAAGCAAATTGATAGGAATCTTAATAAATAAAAAAATACAATTATCAAGAGTTGAGTTTAAGAGGAAGTTTGGAATTTTAATTATAGTAAGTTTACTATTAACTCTTATAATATTTTATACAAACATTATTTTGGGAAGTAATAATGGTTTTACCACTGAAATTATAGAACTGAATGGCACCTTATTTTTTATTTATTTTATATTGTTACTTGTAATAATGTACATATTAATTCGTAATATTACTAAAGAACTTGAACTGAAAAATAAACAAAATGAATTTGAAAGTTTACAGGAATATACAATTAATTTAGAAAAACTTTACACAGAAATGAGAGTATTTAGGCACGATTATATCAATATTCTTTCATCTATGTTGGGGTATATAGAAAATAGGGATATTGATGGGCTTGAATCATATTTTAAGAATAAGATTATTCCACTAGGTAAAGGAATTGAATCAAATAACTTTAAAATAGGTCTTTTAAAAAATGTAAAAATTCTAGAGTTAAAAGGAATTTTGTCTTCTAAACTAATAAGAGCACAGGAACTTGGAATCGATGTATTTATAGATGTTATGGAATCTATTGAAATGATAGATATGGAGATAATTGATCTTTGTAGAGTTATTGGTATATTAATTGACAATGCAGTAGATGCAGCTTTAACATGTACTAACCCTTCTTTAAAAGTGGCTCTTGTAAACAAAAATAAATCCATAGTAATAGCAATTATAAATAGCTGCCCCGAAGACACACCTCCTATATATAAATTATTTCAAAGTGGATTTTCCACTAAAGGAAAAAATCGTGGATTGGGTCTTAGTAACCTAAAGGAATTAATTAATAATTATACTAATATTTCTTTAGATACTTTAATAGAAAATGGTGAATTTATTCAAAACTTAGAAATAGCACATGTATACAAAGAAAGGAATGTATTATGA
- a CDS encoding cyclic lactone autoinducer peptide, whose translation MKSMKENLFNKIAEKMACSLGEASIKLSENAMEKCCFGGIYETKIPIQLLKQNVNK comes from the coding sequence ATGAAAAGTATGAAAGAGAATTTATTTAACAAAATAGCTGAAAAGATGGCATGTTCTTTAGGAGAGGCTTCAATAAAACTAAGTGAAAATGCAATGGAAAAGTGTTGCTTTGGGGGAATATATGAAACAAAAATCCCAATCCAATTATTGAAGCAAAATGTTAATAAATAA